From the Candidatus Cloacimonadota bacterium genome, the window TGGCCAGTGGTGTCGTCGATGATCTGGGCATAGATGTGTTTCAGGCTGCGGAAAACCACCAGGCGGGGGCGTTCGGTGGTGCCGCGCAGTTTTTTGCGGATGGCGGCACGGCGACGGCTGCGAAGGGCGTGTTTGGCTATGTTGCTGGGTGTTATCATTTTGGGCTCCTCGCTTTACTTGGTCCCGGCTTTTCCGGCTTTGATGGTTACTTTCTCGTCCACGTAGCGCACACCCTTGCCCTTGTAATTTTCAGGCGGACGGCAGGAACGCACTTCGGCGGCGAAGTGGCCGACGAGTTGTTTGTCGATGCCTTTGATGCGGATGATGCTCTGCAGGTCGGAGCGGACGGTTTTGGAACGGGGCACGGCCTCGGCTTCCACGGTCAGTCCTTCCGGAACTTCCAGCATGATGTCGTGGGAATAGCCCAGGCTGAGTCTCAGCCAGGGTCCCACCCGCTCGGCGGAATATCCGGTCCCGATCACGTTCAGGGTCTTCAGGTAGCCGTCGGCCACGCCGATGACCATGTTTTGGATCAGGGCCCGGGTGAGTCCGTGCACGGCGCGCTGGGTCTTGCTGTCGTCGCTGCGCTTCACGTTGATGACGCCGTCCTCGAGCTCCACGCTCATGCCCGGCATCAGTTGGTAATGCAGTTCGCCCAGTTTTCCCTTCACGTGGATGACATTGTCTTTCACTTCCACTTTGGTGTTGGCGTCAAATTTGACGGGGGCTTTTCCTATGCGTGACATGTGTAAAAACCTCCTACCAAACCTTGCAGACGTATTCGCCGCCAACGCGGTTCAGCCTGGCGTCGCGGTCAACCATCACCCCCTGGGAGGTGGAGATCACCGCGCA encodes:
- the rplF gene encoding 50S ribosomal protein L6 translates to MSRIGKAPVKFDANTKVEVKDNVIHVKGKLGELHYQLMPGMSVELEDGVINVKRSDDSKTQRAVHGLTRALIQNMVIGVADGYLKTLNVIGTGYSAERVGPWLRLSLGYSHDIMLEVPEGLTVEAEAVPRSKTVRSDLQSIIRIKGIDKQLVGHFAAEVRSCRPPENYKGKGVRYVDEKVTIKAGKAGTK